Proteins co-encoded in one Gossypium arboreum isolate Shixiya-1 chromosome 11, ASM2569848v2, whole genome shotgun sequence genomic window:
- the LOC108482147 gene encoding LOW QUALITY PROTEIN: UDP-glucuronate 4-epimerase 5 (The sequence of the model RefSeq protein was modified relative to this genomic sequence to represent the inferred CDS: inserted 4 bases in 3 codons): MSHLDNIPSTPGKYKPDKAFRFNSSAASSSLSKLTLYXTLFLSVLLIFLLLLYSPSSKPSLRRHLSTGSHRTPLSLSHKLIRKSARPRSTTGNTVLVTGAAGFVGTHVSLALKRRGDSVLGLDNFNHYYDPTLKRARQKILEKAWVFVVEGDINDKGLLEQLFDAVLFTHVMHLAAQAGVRYAMQNPGSYVHSNIAGFVNLLEXSKSANLQPAIIWASSSSVYGLNSKVLFSEKDRTDQPASLYAATKKAGEEXAHTYNHIYGLSLTGLRFFTVYGPWGRLDMAYLFFTKDIMKGKTITVYESPDKGSVARDFTYIDDIVKGCLGALDTAKKSTGSGGKKRGPAQLRIFNLGNTSPVPVSTLVSILEKILKVKAKKKVVPLPRNGDVEFTHANITLAMMELGYKPATDLEAGLKKLVRWYLSFYSRSKKKSS, translated from the exons ATGTCACACCTTGACAACATTCCATCCACTCCTGGCAAATACAAACCCGACAAAGCTTTCCGTTTCAACTCCTCCGCCGCATCTTCCTCTCTTTCCAAGCTAACCCTTTA TACCCTTTTCCTTTCCGTCCTCCTTATCTTCCTCCTCCTACTTTACTCCCCTTCTTCCAAACCATCGTTGCGCCGCCACCTATCTACTGGGTCCCACCGCACCCCACTCTCTCTTTCCCACAAACTAATCCGCAAATCTGCCCGTCCTCGCTCTACCACCGGTAACACCGTCCTTGTGACCGGCGCCGCCGGTTTCGTCGGAACCCATGTTTCCCTCGCTCTTAAACGCCGTGGAGACAGTGTCCTTGGCCTTGACAACTTTAACCATTACTATGATCCAACCCTGAAAAGGGCTCGCCAGAAGATCCTCGAAAAAGCTTGGGTTTTTGTCGTCGAAGGCGACATCAACGACAAGGGTCTTCTCGAGCAACTGTTCGATGCCGTTTTGTTTACTCACGTAATGCATTTAGCAGCTCAGGCAGGTGTTCGTTACGCTATGCAAAACCCAGGATCTTATGTTCATAGTAACATTGCTGGATTTGTGAACTTACTGG TGTCGAAATCGGCCAACCTTCAACCGGCAATTATCTGGGCATCTTCAAGTTCGGTATACGGCTTGAATTCTAAGGTCCTATTTTCAGAGAAAGATAGAACTGATCAACCTGCTAGTTTATATGCTGCTACAAAGAAAGCTGGTGAGG TTGCGCATACTTATAATCATATTTATGGACTTTCATTAACTGGATTGCGATTCTTCACGGTTTATGGTCCCTGGGGTCGGCTCGATATGGCATATTTATTTTTCACTAAAGATATAATGAAAGGTAAAACTATCACTGTATATGAATCACCAGATAAGGGTAGTGTGGCTAGAGATTTTACCTATATCGATGATATAGTGAAAGGGTGTTTGGGAGCATTGGATACGGCAAAGAAGAGTACAGGGAGTGGGGGAAAGAAAAGAGGGCCTGCACAATTGAGGATTTTTAATTTGGGGAATACTTCGCCTGTACCTGTGAGTACGTTGGTTAGTATATTGGAGAAGATTTTAAAGGTGAAAGCTAAGAAGAAAGTAGTGCCATTACCAAGAAATGGGGATGTGGAGTTTACACACGCCAATATTACCTTAGCAATGATGGAGCTCGGTTACAAGCCGGCGACTGATTTGGAGGCAGGGTTGAAGAAGTTAGTGAGATGGTACCTCAGTTTTTATTCGAGGTCAAAGAAGAAGAGTTCTTAG
- the LOC108463387 gene encoding uncharacterized protein LOC108463387, with amino-acid sequence MGSHLIFSPLNRAFLLSWLFSNYFFLCLVSGLNPKSKRSHLSFNIRTSILPWRCLPSPFPGKAPFPTINYRPILVVLDIFGAGILLPSMMNVALQTPRIEKNIRLLHHLSPNMVHHCLQLQQILIAETGNLRKIRATNWIYKLSAKASPGTAQVSLRRPLHPVVLLTLVYTTSRLCHFKAKRGFDSLNQTSSVQNSVAVFWDLDNKPPNAFPPFETVVKLKTAASSFGVVRSMVAYANQHSFSYVPKAVREQRRERKLLNQLENKGVIKSIDPYVCKVCGRRFYTNEKLVNHFKQIHEREHQKRVNQIESARGSRRVKLVGKYSMKMEKYKNAAREVLTPKVGYGLADELKRAGFWVGTVSNRPQAADFALRDHIVDVMDKRKAECLMLVSDDSDFVGVLKEAKLRCLKTVVVGDADDGALKRVADAGFSWTEILKGKAKKEAVSVVGKWKDRDILKKLEWTYDPEVERKFYGSEDMFDEESEDLDFDGSDDGNSSDYMHKEDSGAWWELDTDSDADSSKSQ; translated from the exons ATGGGTTCCCACTTGATTTTTTCACCACTCAATCGTGCCTTTCTTCTCTCCTGGCTTTTTTCTAATTATTTCTTCCTTTGTCTGGTATCTGGCCTGAACCCTAAATCAAAACGGTCACATTTGTCTTTCAACATCAGAACTTCAATTCTTCCCTGGAGATGTCTTCCAAGCCCCTTTCCTGGTAAAGCTCCTTTCCCTACCATCAACTATAGACCCATCCTCGTAGTTTTGGATATTTTCGGTGCTGGAATCTTGCTCCCTTCAATGATGAATGTTGCATTACAAACTCCAAGGATCGAAAAGAACATTCGATTGCTTCATCATCTATCTCCAAATATGGTACATCACTGCTTACAGCTGCAACAAATCCTTATAGCTGAAACGGGGAATTTGCGC AAAATAAGAGCCACAAATTGGATCTATAAATTAAGCGCAAAGGCTTCACCAGGGACTGCTCAAGTCTCCCTTCGCCGCCCCCTTCACCCGGTTGTTCTTCTAACACTTGTTTACACTACTTCAAG ACTTTGTCATTTCAAAGCGAAAAGGGGTTTCGATTCTTTAAACCAAACATCATCTGTCCAAAATAGTGTTGCAGTGTTTTGGGATTTGGATAACAAGCCCCCAAATGCATTCCCTCCATTTGAAACCGTTGTTAAGTTGAAAACAGCAGCTTCTTCATTTGGGGTTGTAAGGTCCATGGTGGCCTATGCTAATCAACATTCGTTTAGCTACGTACCAAAAGCTGTTCGGGAGCAGAGAAGAGAGAGGAAACTGTTGAATCAGTTGGAAAATAAAGGCGTGATCAAGTCAATTGATCCATATGTTTGTAAAGTTTGTGGGAGAAGATTTTACACTAACGAGAAACTTGTTAACCATTTTAAGCAAATTCATGAGCGTGAGCATCAGAAGAGGGTGAATCAAATAGAATCTGCTAGAGGGAGCAGAAGGGTGAAATTGGTGGGTAAGTACTCGATGAAAATGGAGAAGTACAAAAATGCCGCTAGGGAGGTTTTGACACCGAAAGTTGGGTATGGTTTAGCTGATGAGTTGAAAAGGGCAGGGTTTTGGGTTGGGACTGTCTCAAATAGGCCACAAGCTGCAGATTTTGCATTGAGGGATCACATAGTGGATGTGATGGATAAGAGGAAAGCCGAGTGTTTGATGCTCGTGTCTGATGATTCCGATTTTGTTGGTGTTTTGAAGGAGGCGAAACTGAGGTGTTTGAAGACGGTTGTTGTGGGGGATGCCGATGATGGGGCATTGAAAAGAGTCGCAGATGCTGGGTTTTCTTGGACAGAAATATTGAAGGGAAAAGCTAAGAAAGAGGCAGTATCCGTTGTGGGGAAGTGGAAAGACCGTGATATCTTGAAGAAACTAGAGTGGACTTATGATCCAGAGGTGGAGAGGAAGTTTTATGGCTCTGAAGATATGTTTGATGAGGAGAGTGAGGATCTGGATTTTGATGGTAGTGATGATGGAAACAGTTCTGATTATATGCATAAGGAAGATTCTGGTGCATGGTGGGAGTTGGACACTGACTCTGATGCTGACTCTTCCAAGTCGCAATAA